One window of Pocillopora verrucosa isolate sample1 chromosome 9, ASM3666991v2, whole genome shotgun sequence genomic DNA carries:
- the LOC131794989 gene encoding LOW QUALITY PROTEIN: uncharacterized protein (The sequence of the model RefSeq protein was modified relative to this genomic sequence to represent the inferred CDS: deleted 1 base in 1 codon; substituted 3 bases at 3 genomic stop codons) produces the protein MRKFKLTVLRHLQLQEVIRLFEDFADQYQNITKSHGSQLGIEELQRGKESFFKVAVALEKFFLDYSQSHLNRAEPLKKITRQKMVLGMWKGYRQNATDFYLEENEWHASINVPSENFAENGLISGNRCVYKDLHELLQTNQGGGDKTENSRXVNTRIMTAAVDPKPEKLRQDVILKFRNLKVDEGEKQCTFWNGLGKRDGCYVDPLRSNSKDTVCRCNHLTHFAVLVDFRDDGELSKKDVTILEIITYVGLSLSIVGILLTITLYSFLTLGIRTCVVMIPLLGVTWLFGLLSPAHKTFAYIFTILNSLRXGFLIFILHXVRNGQIKERFNRKMSIIFPSENIGNSTKKSSQVNSNDINNIWTVELQSCNEFE, from the exons ATGCGTAAATTCAAGCTTACAGTGTTGAGACATTTGCAATTACAGGAGGTCATACGTTTGTTTGAAGACTTCGCCGATCAATATCAGAACATCACAAAGTCCCATGGTAGCCAACTTGGTATAGAAGAGCTCCAACGAGGAAAAGAATCCTTCTTTAAGGTGGCAGTTGCCctcgaaaaa ttttttcttgattataGTCAATCTCACCTAAATAGAGCAGAGcccttgaaaaaaataacacgCCAGAAAATGG TTTTGGGTATGTGGAAAGGTTACCGCCAGAATGCGACCGACTTCTATCTCGAAGAAAATGAATGGCACGCAAGCATTAATGTTCCTTCTGAAAATTTTGCGGAGAATGGTTT GATCAGTGGTAATAGGTGCGTATACAAGGATCTTCATGAATTATTACAAACCAATCAGGGCGGCGGGgataaaactgaaaattcaAG GTAAGTGAACACAAGGATAATGACCGCGGCTGTAGATCCCAAACCTGAAAAATTACGACAGGACGTCATCTTAAAGTTCAGAAACCTGAAG GTCGATGAAGGAGAGAAGCAGTGCACGTTTTGGAATGGCTTAGGCAAGAG GGATGGTTGTTACGTAGATCCATTGAGGAGCAACTCAAAGGACACAGTCTGCAGATGCAATCATTTGACGCATTTTGCTGTCTTAGTTGACTTTAGAGACGACGGGGAg CTCTCCAAGAAGGACGTTACTATTCTGGAGATAATCACATACGTCGGATTAAGCCTTTCCATCGTCGGAATACTTTTGACCATAACGCTGTATTCTTTTCTCAC ACTTGGCATAAGAACATGCGTCGTGATGATTCCCTTGCTGGGTGTCACGTGGTTATTTGGACTCCTTTCGCCTGCACACAAAACTTTCGCCTACATTTTCACCATACTCAACTCCCTCAGGTGA GGTTTCCTGATTTTCATTCTTCACTGAGTGCGAAATGGTCag ATTAAAGAGCGATTCAATAGAAAGATGAGTATCATTTTTCCATCCGAAAACATTGGAAACTCCACAAAGAAGAGCTCACAGGTTAATTcaaatgatattaataatatttgGACAGTTGAATTGCAGTCTTGCAATGAATTTGAGTAG